Below is a window of Pseudomonas monteilii DNA.
CCAGGTACAGACCACCGACGATCTTGAGGACGGTGAACGCCGTGGGCGACGCGGCGATCAGCGCGCTGACGCCGATCACGGCCAGCACGGTGTGGCTGAGGCAACCGAAGGCGCAACCCAGGCCAAAGGCGATGCCATGCCGGCGCCCTTTCGACACCCCCATGCCCAGGACCATCAGGTTGTCCGGCCCTGGGGTGGCGGTGATCAGGAGCGCAGCGAGGAGAAAGCCGAGGCATTGGTGCAGGGTCAGCATGGGGAGGTCCGTTTCAAAGTGGCAAAGGGCAAAGGGCAAAGGGCAAAGGGCAAAGGGCAAAGGGCAAAGGGTCGCTGGCAGCCGAACGGCTGTCAACCGACCCTGGCGTTTTCACCGCCTGTCATGGCCCGGCGACTCACACGCTCTTGGTCACCCCGCCATCGACCCTGAGGTTCTGCCCGGTGATGTACGCCGCGCCTTCACTGGCCAGAAACGCGATGGTCGCGGCCACTTCTTCGCTGCGCCCATAGCGCTGCAATGGCACGCTGGCCCGACGCTCCTCGGTGGCGGGCAGGCTGTCGATCCAGCCGGGCAGGACGTTGTTGATGCGCACGTTGTCAGCGGCATAGGCATCGGCGAACAGCTTGGTGAAGGCCGCCAGCCCTGCGCGGAAGACGCCCGAGGTAGGAAACAGCGCGTTCGGCTCGAAGGTCCAGGCGCTGGAGATGTTGATGATCGCGCCGCCGCCCTGCGCTTGCATGATCGGTGCTACCAGGCGGGTCGGACGGACGACGTTGAGCAGGTAGGTGTCCAGGCCGGTGTGCCAATCGGCGTCGCTGAGTTCGAGGATCGGTGCCCGTGGCCCGTGGCCGGCGCTGTTGACCAGCACGTCCACCCGCCCCCAGCGCGCCATGACCGCGTCCACCAGCCGTTGAAGATCGTCCACGGACTGGTTGCTGCCGGTGACACCGACGCCGTCCAAGCGCTTGGCCAGGGCCTCGCCCTTGCCCGATGACGACAGGATGCCGACCTTGAAACCGTCGGCGGCCAGCCGTTGCGCTGCCGCCGCGCCCATGCCGCTGCCACCGGCCGTGATGATTGCTACCTTTTCGACTGTCATGTTGCCTCCGATCGCGTGAGAAGTCCGTGAGCGAACACTCTAGCGAGCAGG
It encodes the following:
- a CDS encoding 3-oxoacyl-ACP reductase, with translation MTVEKVAIITAGGSGMGAAAAQRLAADGFKVGILSSSGKGEALAKRLDGVGVTGSNQSVDDLQRLVDAVMARWGRVDVLVNSAGHGPRAPILELSDADWHTGLDTYLLNVVRPTRLVAPIMQAQGGGAIINISSAWTFEPNALFPTSGVFRAGLAAFTKLFADAYAADNVRINNVLPGWIDSLPATEERRASVPLQRYGRSEEVAATIAFLASEGAAYITGQNLRVDGGVTKSV